Below is a window of Callithrix jacchus isolate 240 chromosome 15, calJac240_pri, whole genome shotgun sequence DNA.
caggagTGCACCAGCAAGCctgggttatttttaaaataaaattttaaaaaatatataatttttatatttttagtagagacgggatttcaccgtgttgaccagcctggtcttgaactcctgacctcaggtgatccacccgccttggcctcccaaagtgctgggattataggcatgagccaccactctcagcctaTTTTCAGTTTACACAGACATCTTTCAGTATCAAAATATAGATCTAGATCTAgatctatagatagatagatagatagatagatagatagatagatagatagataattttttttttttttttgagacagagtctcactctgttgcctaggctggagtgcagtggcatgatcttggttcactgcaacctttgccgcctgggttcaagtcattctcctgcctcagcctcccaaacagctgggattccaggtacataccactgcatctggctaatttttgtagttttagtaaagacggggtttcaccatgttggccaggctagtcttgaactcctgacctcatgatccacccacgttggcctcccaaagtgctgggattacaggcataagccaccatgcccagactagaTCTACATTCTTAAACAGCTGCATAGCACACTGTTGCCTGATTGTGCCATAATTTATACTATCATATTGTCTtccaaaaaaatgtttatacCTATTTACTTAATGGGATAGTTTTGACAAgagaagtctttttaaaaagcataactaAGAACTAGAAGCCACAAATTTAAAGATAGATAAGTTTtagacagggcatggtggctcatgcctgtaatcctaacactttgggaggctgaagtgggaggactgcctgagctcaggagttcaagaccagcctgggcaacacagtgaaaccctgtctctactaaaaaaaaaaaaaattagttgggtatggtggtgtgtgcctgtggtcccagctactcgggaggctgaggcagaatttcttgaacccgggaagtgaaggttgcagtgagcccagatctcgccactgcactccagcctgggtgacagacgagcaagactctgtctcaaaaacaaaacaaaaaaaagtttcactATGTAAGAACTGAAATTTTCTATTAAGCAAAAATATCAAATGATTTTGGGGTACTAAAAGCTTTTACCTTTTTGGAGGGACCATTCTTATGACATTTATAATAAacaattaatataataattttatgacTAGAATGACACTGAAGGTCATGTATTTTGTTCATTGCTACGTTCTTGGCAAACAGCACAATGCCTAGTACATAGGAGCACCTcctatattccaaaaaagagtagccaggcatggtggctcacacctgtaatcctagcactttgagaggtcaagacaggtggatcacctgaggtcaggagttcaagaccagcctgaccaacatggtgaaacccatctctactaaaattataaaaatcggccaggtgtggtggcatgcacctgtagtcccagctactcaggaggctgaggcaggagaatccttgaaccaggaggtggaggttgtagtgagctgagatcccaccactgaacttcagcctgggtgacagagcgagactctgtttcaaaaacaaaaagaaaaaaaaaagaaataatttcgtCACACTATTAATTacgggaaaaaaaaagaaatcaatgcaaGTGTCTATGAGATTAAAGATTAAATTATGGAACATTTACATAATGCAGCAATATAAAAGGCTTCAAGAAGACtatctgggccgggcacggtggctcaagcctgtaatcccagaactttggaaggctgaggtgggtggatcacgaggtcaacagatcgagaccatcctggtcaacatggtgaaaccccgtctctactaaaatttacaaaaaattagctgggcacggtggcgcgtgcctgtaatcccagctactcaggaggctgaggcaggagaattgcctgaacccagggggcggaggttgcggtgagccaagatcgcgccattacactccagcctgggtaacaagagcaaaactccgtctcaaaaaaaaaaaaaaaagactatctgctttaaagaaaaagccatgtgtgggagaaaaaaatagaactctTATTACAAGCAAGGATAATGGACAGCAGGTGTGAGCTTGGAGTTTGACAGAGAATAAAGGAAAAGTGCATACCAGAAAGACAGACTGAGAGCTGTTCATCATCCACTGGAGAGGCTTTTTGACTGTTCTTCCCACCTCCTACTTGATTTTCTAGTTTGATTCCACTGCACACCAGGGGAGCCTCCAGTGGACTTTTACAGTAAGGGTGGTCCAGCAACTCAGAACTAAGAATGTTTTGCTTGAGAGATCCATCCTCCTCCATCTGGTATGAGTTCTCCTTTTGAACAGCCTTTTGGGACACAGGCCCATCTACACTACTTACAGATGTATCTGCTCCAGACACTGACAGTTTTACTCTGACATCACTGACAGAACTTGTCCGATTTTCCTGACCCAGAGTCATAATATCTCTTTCGGTTTCTGAAATGAACATGGTACTAGAATGATGTTCTGGTAAGGAGATGTCATGAATCAGCTCTGTACACTCCCACTTAGGAGAAGAACAGGGTGACTGGTCCCAGGTATGTGTGGCACTGCCATTCTGTTGGTCAGGGAATGCTTCGTCTAAACTAAGTTCCTTGCCCAAGAAAGGGCTTCCTTTAGTGTGGCCATCAGGCATATGAGAGTTCGTCCCCCTCACCACAGCATTGCTGTCCATATCTGGAAAGTACGGTTGATGCCGACAAGAAGGGTCTTTAGGTTCCGGGGAAGGAAATGGGCTACAACTGCCACCCTCAATGTTCTCCCTAAGGGTCTCTTGATGGTCCCCAGTGACCTTCTGCACCCAGCTTCGCTGGGCTTTTCTCAGCTTGCAAACTTTACTTTTggttctgaagtgctgggatctgAGAATCCTGTACCGAAATCTAATCATGGATAATTTTTCATACATCATAAGAGgagataattttattcttctatgtTGGTTAAGTTGGAACTTTTTTGGAATCAAGGGTCCCCCATTCCTGTGGCGCTCCGGCCCTTGGCAGCAGCCATAACAAAAGCACTTTCTCTTATGGTTGCTCAAGGTGACCACAATCGTGCCACTCTCACCTGGACTTTGGCTCTCCCCATTGAACTTCATGGGAAAGTCAGAAGCTTGTGGTTCTGTCCTAGGTCTGTGACCACTGGCCTGACCTAAAGCACTATTTGATGGAAAGTCAGCAACTGCCTTCAAGAGATTTTTCTCTCTGCAGTATTCATGGTCAGAATTCTTTGCTGATGACAGCAACTTCTCTGCTTGGAGTCTCAGAAGAGTTCTTGAAGAGGAAATGAAGTGTTTAGTGTCCTTTCTTTTCACTTTAGAGGACAAAGTACTAACATTTTGAGTAGCCACACTGAACTTGGTCTTAGCACAAAGGGGTTCATCCTTGATCCACGTTTTCTGGATTTGAAGGGCTTTCTTTCTACACTGGAAACGTCTGAAGTGTCTATTCCAAGTAATTGGCGTTCCCAGCTTAGCTTTCAGAATGCACAAGTGTTGGTGAAAATAAAACTTCTTAAAGCCTCCAAACCCAGTATTCCATTTCTCGGAAAAGGCTAAGTGGATTCCTTTCCTCCATAgaattttcctctgttttttcatttttctgatgcaTAATGAGATCTGGATGCAGCTgtaaagaagagaaggaggttaTATTTCTATCTAAAAATGAGGTCATGAAGAGATATTCACAGTAATTAAggtagaaaattgaaaaaaaaaaaaaaaaagagtacatatGCTTCAATTTAGACTATTAGACACAATGAAATCTTACCTGACCAAGGTTTTCATCACAATGAAAACTGGAGAGGAGGGAGAACATAAGTACTCTAACAAGAAgccatttattgtacatctgcctctgagaaaaatacttaaagaatCATTTCCagcaaggcgcagtggctcacacctataatcccagcactctgggtagCCGAcatgggaggaccgcttgagccctgtaattctcacacctataatcccagctactggggaggctgaggcaggacaattgcttgaatccaggaggcagaggttgcattgagccgagatcgtaccactgcactccagcctaagcgacaagaacaaaactccacctcaaaaaaaccaaaaaaatcttatttctgtAACCTCAATGTGATTTGGAGAAGGAACTGAGGTAAACATGTGTTCACCCTCCATTCTTTTCCCCAGAGAAAACTTATACACAGAAAAGTAATGCAgcttttcttaataaattgttAGCAAGCTGAAATTAGAATACTGGCTTCTGATTTATAGGCTATTATTTCTTCCACTCTACCTGCAGTGACTAGTGCCTTTCTTTCCAGACTAAAGAGCCTTCACTAATATTAGATCTCATTAAATATTGAAGGGAAATCACTATTTGGTTTTGACTGTCATTCATTTCCATCTGCTGTCTCTATAATATGTTCCTgcagtatatgtgtgtatgcttgTGGtggttcttttttcttatatttacttGGGATCCAGAACCATCACTGGGTAAGAGCATTTGATAGAGTCCTGTCCTTGCATGGCTACTCAGAGCATCTCTGACTGGTAACAGAGGACGCTGGCCTCCCTCTTGAGATGTTGACACCACATGgatttattgaatatctactgGCGCATGACTATACAGAGAAAAAGTACctgctctttcttttaaaaatttgctgtATGAAACAAATTATTCTGCTATAAGCAAATTATAAATAAGTCAATATGGAATCAGTCTTAAGTGGTATTTggtctcctctcccttccccctccttcattttacaaatgagaacacagggttgggtgtggtggctgtcacctgttatcccagcactttcagaggctgtggcaggtggatcatctgaggtcaggagtttgagaccagtctggtcaacttggtgaaaccctgtctctactaaaaatacaaaacaaattagccaagtgtgatgacaggtacctgtaatcttagctactggataggctgaggcaggagaattgcttgaacctgggaggcagaggttgcagtgagccaagattgcaccactgcattccagcctgggagacaagagtcaaactctatctcaaaaaaataaaaaagcagcagcagcagcagcaagaagcTATAGGACCTCAGAAAGCAGAAAAGCTCAGAAGTGGAGGCAACATATACGTATGAAAGTCAGGAGTATGCATGGTGCTGAAAAGGAAGGGCTGGCTCAAAGTCTACCATCTCCTACCCTGGCAGGTAATGAAAATTTCACTTTCTGGGGAAGATGACCCAGGATGGTCAGGTATATCATGTACAGCTGAGCACAGGAGCATACTAGGAAGATAAATACAAGTCCTTCCCCACTCAGCTTCCATAAGACTGGCAAGAAGCTCTATACCTCCAAGAAGCCGAACAGTCCCTGGGGGAAACAGAtcatttaaagagaaaagacCAACAGGTAGTGATATTTGGGGATATCTCAACAAAACAAGCTACAGGTAACCTAAAGTTTAAGAAGCAATTTGACTCCAGATCCCTACTTAATTCCACTATGGCAGGTAAGTGACCCTCCCCTACCTAGGATTGGAAGTTTATCcttcaaaaagagtaaaatggaaAGTCTGTAGACAGAAAAACTCCAGGTACAGTTTGAAGATGGAATTATATACTGATACGAGGCCCCAAGCACTCTTTGTCACTCATCTCCCAGAATGCTAGCAGTCTGTCTTATCCATACAGACTGGAAAAGTCTTCTCTGGAGAATATAACCagtccacacacacaaaaaaaaatccatagagATACAGATATTTCCCCCCACAACAAAATGGCTCAACATAGCCCAAAGTTGACATGTCCCACCATGTGTTAAGAGTTTCCAAGCAGTTTCTTAGTGGTCATTCTTAAAAACtaaacaggcatggtggttcgtgtatataatcccaatactttgggaggccaaggtgggcagatcagttgaggtcaggagttcgagaccagcctggccaacaagggaaaactccatctctattaaaaatacaaaaattagttgggcatggtggtgcacgcctgtaatcccagctacttgggaggctgaggcacaggactGGCTTgatcctgggaagcagaggttgtggtgagctgagagcacaccactgcactctagcctgggcaacagagtgagattcagtctcaaaaaaaaataaaataaaaaataaaggatgacCAAGAATCACCAGACCTCTAGGGATAAAAAGCAGaccaaaacaaacagacaaaaggaaaaaaaaaaaaaagataggttaGTCAACTTTTATAAACTaacagggaaggggaagaaagggagtTATTACTTTATGGGCACAGAATTTcattttgggaagatgaaaaggttctggaggtgcatggtggtgatggttgcacaacaatgccaatgtacttaatgccaatgAACTGTGCACCTAAAAAAGgctaaaatagtaaattttatattacatatattttaccatgattttaaaaaggtgggggcaagtgcagtggctcatgcctgtaatcccagcactttgggaggccgaggtgggcagatcacctgaagtcgggaattcaagagcagcctgaccaacatggagaaacctcgtctctactaaaaatacaaaattagccgggcgtgatggcacattcctgtaatcccagctactcaggaggctgaggcaggagaatcgcttgaacccagtaggtagaggttctggtgagctgagatcgcaccattgcactccagcctgagcaagaagagcaaaactctgtttggaaaaaaaaaaaaattgctgggtgtaatgacacatgtctgtaatcccagctactcaggaggctgagacaggagaatcacttgaacctgggcggtggaggtgcagtgagctgagattgagccactgcactccagcgtgggcaacagagcaagactctgtctcaaaaaaaaaaaagaaggaagaaaagaaaactaacactAGCTTCAAAGAAGCAAAGGCAAATATATCCATTGGAAAAAAGAACaggatgttattttttttaaaaggaattgccaaaaataagaaaggagtcttaaaaattaaaaataatagcagaaatTAAAATCTCAATAGAAAgcttggaagttaaaaaaaataaataaatgaccaaaaTAAAAAGACGACcgataaactagaaaaaaaaatttgcaacatGTATTATAAAAGGCTAATATCCCTAACACATGGAACTCTTAAATTGAGAGATAATTGAAAAAAAGAGTAATATAAAGTAGGAAAAAGATGTAAGGagacaatttataaataaagctttttaaatgtTCCTTAAGCTTAAGAAAGATGTCCAACTTCATTCATAAGACAATTGGCAAAAATTGTAACACATTCTCTTGATGGGGAAGAGGGGCCTTTCTGCACTTTGTTGTGAAGAATACAAATCGATCCAATCTTTTTGGAGGGTATCTGGTAACATTAATAACTACAAAAGTATTTACCTTTTAATCTAGCAACCCCACTTTAAGGAATTTACCTTGAAGACATGTCTACAataatacaaatacacacatgtacaaGACTATTCATTgcaacattgtttataatagcaaaatactgaaaaacaaatgtcagggcactgtggctcagcctataatcctgcactttgggagcctgaggtgggtgaattgcttgagcccaggagtttgagaccaatctgggcaac
It encodes the following:
- the SENP5 gene encoding sentrin-specific protease 5 isoform X5 is translated as MKKQRKILWRKGIHLAFSEKWNTGFGGFKKFYFHQHLCILKAKLGTPITWNRHFRRFQCRKKALQIQKTWIKDEPLCAKTKFSVATQNVSTLSSKVKRKDTKHFISSSRTLLRLQAEKLLSSAKNSDHEYCREKNLLKAVADFPSNSALGQASGHRPRTEPQASDFPMKFNGESQSPGESGTIVVTLSNHKRKCFCYGCCQGPERHRNGGPLIPKKFQLNQHRRIKLSPLMMYEKLSMIRFRYRILRSQHFRTKSKVCKLRKAQRSWVQKVTGDHQETLRENIEGGSCSPFPSPEPKDPSCRHQPYFPDMDSNAVVRGTNSHMPDGHTKGSPFLGKELSLDEAFPDQQNGSATHTWDQSPCSSPKWECTELIHDISLPEHHSSTMFISETERDIMTLGQENRTSSVSDVRVKLSVSGADTSVSSVDGPVSQKAVQKENSYQMEEDGSLKQNILSSELLDHPYCKSPLEAPLVCSGIKLENQVGGGKNSQKASPVDDEQLSVCLSGFLDEVMKKYGSLVPLSEKEVLGRLKDVFNEDFSNRKPFINREITNYRARHQKCNFRIFYNKHMLDMDDLATLDGQNWLNDQVINMYGELIMDAVPDKVHFFNSFFHRQLVTKGYNGVKRWTKKVDLFKKSLLLIPIHLEVHWSLITVTLSNRIISFYDSQGIHFKFCVECIPQQKNDSDCGVFVLQYCKCLALEQPFQFSQEDMPRVRKRIYKELCECRLMD
- the SENP5 gene encoding sentrin-specific protease 5 isoform X2; translated protein: MKKQRKILWRKGIHLAFSEKWNTGFGGFKKFYFHQHLCILKAKLGTPITWNRHFRRFQCRKKALQIQKTWIKDEPLCAKTKFSVATQNVSTLSSKVKRKDTKHFISSSRTLLRLQAEKLLSSAKNSDHEYCREKNLLKAVADFPSNSALGQASGHRPRTEPQASDFPMKFNGESQSPGESGTIVVTLSNHKRKCFCYGCCQGPERHRNGGPLIPKKFQLNQHRRIKLSPLMMYEKLSMIRFRYRILRSQHFRTKSKVCKLRKAQRSWVQKVTGDHQETLRENIEGGSCSPFPSPEPKDPSCRHQPYFPDMDSNAVVRGTNSHMPDGHTKGSPFLGKELSLDEAFPDQQNGSATHTWDQSPCSSPKWECTELIHDISLPEHHSSTMFISETERDIMTLGQENRTSSVSDVRVKLSVSGADTSVSSVDGPVSQKAVQKENSYQMEEDGSLKQNILSSELLDHPYCKSPLEAPLVCSGIKLENQVGGGKNSQKASPVDDEQLSVCLSGFLDEVMKKYGSLVPLSEKEVLGRLKDVFNEDFSNRKPFINREITNYRARHQKCNFRIFYNKHMLDMDDLATLDGQNWLNDQVINMYGELIMDAVPDKVHFFNSFFHRQLVTKGYNGVKRWTKKVDLFKKSLLLIPIHLEVHWSLITVTLSNRIISFYDSQGIHFKFCVENIRKYLLTEAREKNRPEFLQGWQTAVTKCIPQQKNDSDCGVFVLQYCKCLALEQPFQFSQEDMPRVRKRIYKELCECRLMD
- the SENP5 gene encoding sentrin-specific protease 5 isoform X4 — encoded protein: MKKQRKILWRKGIHLAFSEKWNTGFGGFKKFYFHQHLCILKAKLGTPITWNRHFRRFQCRKKALQIQKTWIKDEPLCAKTKFSVATQNVSTLSSKVKRKDTKHFISSSRTLLRLQAEKLLSSAKNSDHEYCREKNLLKAVADFPSNSALGQASGHRPRTEPQASDFPMKFNGESQSPGESGTIVVTLSNHKRKCFCYGCCQGPERHRNGGPLIPKKFQLNQHRRIKLSPLMMYEKLSMIRFRYRILRSQHFRTKSKVCKLRKAQRSWVQKVTGDHQETLRENIEGGSCSPFPSPEPKDPSCRHQPYFPDMDSNAVVRGTNSHMPDGHTKGSPFLGKELSLDEAFPDQQNGSATHTWDQSPCSSPKWECTELIHDISLPEHHSSTMFISETERDIMTLGQENRTSSVSDVRVKLSVSGADTSVSSVDGPVSQKAVQKENSYQMEEDGSLKQNILSSELLDHPYCKSPLEAPLVCSGIKLENQVGGGKNSQKASPVDDEQLSVCLSGFLDEVMKKYGSLVPLSEKEVLGRLKDVFNEDFSNRKPFINREITNYRARHQKCNFRIFYNKHMLDMDDLATLDGQNWLNDQVINMYGELIMDAVPDKPLSTLITWFGEICQVASLLDWIQVHFFNSFFHRQLVTKGYNGVKRWTKKNIRKYLLTEAREKNRPEFLQGWQTAVTKCIPQQKNDSDCGVFVLQYCKCLALEQPFQFSQEDMPRVRKRIYKELCECRLMD
- the SENP5 gene encoding sentrin-specific protease 5 isoform X3 — translated: MKKQRKILWRKGIHLAFSEKWNTGFGGFKKFYFHQHLCILKAKLGTPITWNRHFRRFQCRKKALQIQKTWIKDEPLCAKTKFSVATQNVSTLSSKVKRKDTKHFISSSRTLLRLQAEKLLSSAKNSDHEYCREKNLLKAVADFPSNSALGQASGHRPRTEPQASDFPMKFNGESQSPGESGTIVVTLSNHKRKCFCYGCCQGPERHRNGGPLIPKKFQLNQHRRIKLSPLMMYEKLSMIRFRYRILRSQHFRTKSKVCKLRKAQRSWVQKVTGDHQETLRENIEGGSCSPFPSPEPKDPSCRHQPYFPDMDSNAVVRGTNSHMPDGHTKGSPFLGKELSLDEAFPDQQNGSATHTWDQSPCSSPKWECTELIHDISLPEHHSSTMFISETERDIMTLGQENRTSSVSDVRVKLSVSGADTSVSSVDGPVSQKAVQKENSYQMEEDGSLKQNILSSELLDHPYCKSPLEAPLVCSGIKLENQVGGGKNSQKASPVDDEQLSVCLSGFLDEVMKKYGSLVPLSEKEVLGRLKDVFNEDFSNRKPFINREITNYRARHQKCNFRIFYNKHMLDMDDLATLDGQNWLNDQVINMYGELIMDAVPDKPLSTLITWFGEICQVASLLDWIQVHFFNSFFHRQLVTKGYNGVKRWTKKVDLFKKSLLLIPIHLEVHWSLITVTLSNRIISFYDSQGIHFKFCVECIPQQKNDSDCGVFVLQYCKCLALEQPFQFSQEDMPRVRKRIYKELCECRLMD
- the SENP5 gene encoding sentrin-specific protease 5 isoform X1 — protein: MKKQRKILWRKGIHLAFSEKWNTGFGGFKKFYFHQHLCILKAKLGTPITWNRHFRRFQCRKKALQIQKTWIKDEPLCAKTKFSVATQNVSTLSSKVKRKDTKHFISSSRTLLRLQAEKLLSSAKNSDHEYCREKNLLKAVADFPSNSALGQASGHRPRTEPQASDFPMKFNGESQSPGESGTIVVTLSNHKRKCFCYGCCQGPERHRNGGPLIPKKFQLNQHRRIKLSPLMMYEKLSMIRFRYRILRSQHFRTKSKVCKLRKAQRSWVQKVTGDHQETLRENIEGGSCSPFPSPEPKDPSCRHQPYFPDMDSNAVVRGTNSHMPDGHTKGSPFLGKELSLDEAFPDQQNGSATHTWDQSPCSSPKWECTELIHDISLPEHHSSTMFISETERDIMTLGQENRTSSVSDVRVKLSVSGADTSVSSVDGPVSQKAVQKENSYQMEEDGSLKQNILSSELLDHPYCKSPLEAPLVCSGIKLENQVGGGKNSQKASPVDDEQLSVCLSGFLDEVMKKYGSLVPLSEKEVLGRLKDVFNEDFSNRKPFINREITNYRARHQKCNFRIFYNKHMLDMDDLATLDGQNWLNDQVINMYGELIMDAVPDKPLSTLITWFGEICQVASLLDWIQVHFFNSFFHRQLVTKGYNGVKRWTKKVDLFKKSLLLIPIHLEVHWSLITVTLSNRIISFYDSQGIHFKFCVENIRKYLLTEAREKNRPEFLQGWQTAVTKCIPQQKNDSDCGVFVLQYCKCLALEQPFQFSQEDMPRVRKRIYKELCECRLMD
- the SENP5 gene encoding sentrin-specific protease 5 isoform X6; amino-acid sequence: MKKQRKILWRKGIHLAFSEKWNTGFGGFKKFYFHQHLCILKAKLGTPITWNRHFRRFQCRKKALQIQKTWIKDEPLCAKTKFSVATQNVSTLSSKVKRKDTKHFISSSRTLLRLQAEKLLSSAKNSDHEYCREKNLLKAVADFPSNSALGQASGHRPRTEPQASDFPMKFNGESQSPGESGTIVVTLSNHKRKCFCYGCCQGPERHRNGGPLIPKKFQLNQHRRIKLSPLMMYEKLSMIRFRYRILRSQHFRTKSKVCKLRKAQRSWVQKVTGDHQETLRENIEGGSCSPFPSPEPKDPSCRHQPYFPDMDSNAVVRGTNSHMPDGHTKGSPFLGKELSLDEAFPDQQNGSATHTWDQSPCSSPKWECTELIHDISLPEHHSSTMFISETERDIMTLGQENRTSSVSDVRVKLSVSGADTSVSSVDGPVSQKAVQKENSYQMEEDGSLKQNILSSELLDHPYCKSPLEAPLVCSGIKLENQVGGGKNSQKASPVDDEQLSVCLSGFLDEVMKKYGSLVPLSEKEVLGRLKDVFNEDFSNRKPFINREITNYRARHQKCNFRIFYNKHMLDMDDLATLDGQNWLNDQVINMYGELIMDAVPDKVHFFNSFFHRQLVTKGYNGVKRWTKKNIRKYLLTEAREKNRPEFLQGWQTAVTKCIPQQKNDSDCGVFVLQYCKCLALEQPFQFSQEDMPRVRKRIYKELCECRLMD